From a region of the Panicum virgatum strain AP13 chromosome 2K, P.virgatum_v5, whole genome shotgun sequence genome:
- the LOC120685474 gene encoding protein XAP5 CIRCADIAN TIMEKEEPER isoform X1 codes for MSGFGDGYVGTAQDAVKIRRLEKQREAERRKIEELKNKSADGQPGLLQFGSSTSEILETAFKKETVGLVTREQYVEKRVNIRTKIEEEEKEKLQKLQQEEEELQMQKRKKRRVKGDPRLSFCDDIENGSDEDDFENQETQKKNGPIKLGKDPTVETSFLPDREREAEEQAERERLKKQWLREQELIKNEPLSITYSYWDGTGHRRVIQVRKGDTIGEFLRAVQQQLAPEFREVRTTSVENLLYVKEDLIIPHQHSFYELIINKARGKSGPLFHFDVHEDVRTIADATKEKDESHAGKVVERHWYEKNKHIFPASRWEIYDPTKKWERYTIHGD; via the exons ATGTCGGGGTTCGGCGATGGGTACGTGGGGACGGCGCAGGACGCGGTGAAGATCCGGCGGCTGGAGAAGCAGCGCGAGGCGGAGCGCCGCAAGATCGAGGAGCTGAAGAACAAGTCTGCCGACGGGCAGCCCGGCCTCCTGCAGTTCGGCTCCAGCACCTCCGAG ATTCTTGAGACTGCATTTAAGAAGGAAACAGTTGGTCTCGTCACGAGAGAGCAGTATGTGGAAAAG AGGGTTAACATCCGAACCAAGATcgaggaggaagagaaagagaaaCTTCAGAAGTTGCAACAAGA AGAAGAAGAATTACAAAtgcagaaaaggaaaaagaggagAGTGAAGGGTGATCCACGATTATCTTTCTGTGATGACATTGAGAATGGAAGTGATGAAGATGATTTTGAGAATC AAGAAACTCAAAAGAAAAATGGCCCTATCAAACTTGGAAAAGATCCAACTGTCGAAACAAGTTTTCTACCAGACAG AGAGAGGGAGGCAGAGGAACAAGCAGAACGAGAACGACTGAAGAAGCAGTGGTTGCGTGAGCAGGAGTTGATCAAAA ATGAACCTCTCTCAATTACCTACAGTTACTGGGATGGGACTGGGCACAGGagagttatccag GTTCGTAAAGGTGACACTATTGGAGAATTCCTAAGGGCTGTTCAACAGCAGCTTGCCCCTGAGTTCCGTGAAGTACGGACAACATCAGTTGAGAACCTGCTTTATGTGAAGGAGGATCTTATCATTCCTCAT CAACACAGCTTCTATGAATTAATTATTAACAAAGCGAGGGGCAAGAGTGGACCG CTTTTCCATTTTGATGTTCATGAGGATGTCCGTACCATCGCCGATGCAACGAAAGAGAAGGATGAG TCTCACGCGGGGAAGGTTGTAGAGAGGCATTGGTATGAGAAAAACAAGCATATATTCCCGGCCTCAAGATGGGAG ATCTATGACCCAACTAAAAAGTGGGAGCGCTACACAATCCATGGGGACTAG
- the LOC120685474 gene encoding protein XAP5 CIRCADIAN TIMEKEEPER isoform X2 — MSGFGDGYVGTAQDAVKIRRLEKQREAERRKIEELKNKSADGQPGLLQFGSSTSEILETAFKKETVGLVTREQYVEKRVNIRTKIEEEEKEKLQKLQQEEEELQMQKRKKRRVKGDPRLSFCDDIENGSDEDDFENQTQKKNGPIKLGKDPTVETSFLPDREREAEEQAERERLKKQWLREQELIKNEPLSITYSYWDGTGHRRVIQVRKGDTIGEFLRAVQQQLAPEFREVRTTSVENLLYVKEDLIIPHQHSFYELIINKARGKSGPLFHFDVHEDVRTIADATKEKDESHAGKVVERHWYEKNKHIFPASRWEIYDPTKKWERYTIHGD; from the exons ATGTCGGGGTTCGGCGATGGGTACGTGGGGACGGCGCAGGACGCGGTGAAGATCCGGCGGCTGGAGAAGCAGCGCGAGGCGGAGCGCCGCAAGATCGAGGAGCTGAAGAACAAGTCTGCCGACGGGCAGCCCGGCCTCCTGCAGTTCGGCTCCAGCACCTCCGAG ATTCTTGAGACTGCATTTAAGAAGGAAACAGTTGGTCTCGTCACGAGAGAGCAGTATGTGGAAAAG AGGGTTAACATCCGAACCAAGATcgaggaggaagagaaagagaaaCTTCAGAAGTTGCAACAAGA AGAAGAAGAATTACAAAtgcagaaaaggaaaaagaggagAGTGAAGGGTGATCCACGATTATCTTTCTGTGATGACATTGAGAATGGAAGTGATGAAGATGATTTTGAGAATC AAACTCAAAAGAAAAATGGCCCTATCAAACTTGGAAAAGATCCAACTGTCGAAACAAGTTTTCTACCAGACAG AGAGAGGGAGGCAGAGGAACAAGCAGAACGAGAACGACTGAAGAAGCAGTGGTTGCGTGAGCAGGAGTTGATCAAAA ATGAACCTCTCTCAATTACCTACAGTTACTGGGATGGGACTGGGCACAGGagagttatccag GTTCGTAAAGGTGACACTATTGGAGAATTCCTAAGGGCTGTTCAACAGCAGCTTGCCCCTGAGTTCCGTGAAGTACGGACAACATCAGTTGAGAACCTGCTTTATGTGAAGGAGGATCTTATCATTCCTCAT CAACACAGCTTCTATGAATTAATTATTAACAAAGCGAGGGGCAAGAGTGGACCG CTTTTCCATTTTGATGTTCATGAGGATGTCCGTACCATCGCCGATGCAACGAAAGAGAAGGATGAG TCTCACGCGGGGAAGGTTGTAGAGAGGCATTGGTATGAGAAAAACAAGCATATATTCCCGGCCTCAAGATGGGAG ATCTATGACCCAACTAAAAAGTGGGAGCGCTACACAATCCATGGGGACTAG